The following are encoded together in the Naumannella cuiyingiana genome:
- a CDS encoding Rieske (2Fe-2S) protein, whose amino-acid sequence MTEPTTRAAGASLPSDEPPTTDRRRVLALGGLIAAGGALAATACAPAEQEPEQRQPATPGSPPVDSGASGAGIRAEDVPVAGGVVLPGVAVVTQPEAGQFKAFSPVCTHQGCEVGEVSAEGIVCPCHFSVFSITDGAVVEGPAEQPLAELPASEADGMINIG is encoded by the coding sequence ATGACGGAGCCCACGACCCGAGCCGCAGGCGCATCTCTCCCGTCGGACGAACCACCGACGACCGACCGCCGCAGGGTGCTGGCGCTCGGCGGGCTGATCGCCGCGGGCGGAGCACTGGCCGCGACCGCCTGCGCGCCGGCCGAGCAGGAGCCCGAACAGCGACAGCCGGCGACCCCGGGGTCGCCGCCGGTCGACAGCGGAGCGAGCGGCGCCGGCATCCGGGCCGAGGACGTCCCGGTCGCCGGGGGCGTCGTCCTGCCCGGGGTCGCGGTCGTCACCCAGCCCGAGGCCGGCCAGTTCAAGGCCTTCTCCCCCGTCTGCACCCATCAGGGCTGCGAGGTCGGCGAGGTCAGCGCCGAGGGAATCGTCTGCCCGTGCCACTTCTCGGTCTTCTCGATCACCGACGGCGCCGTCGTCGAGGGTCCGGCTGAGCAGCCGCTGGCCGAGCTGCCGGCCTCGGAGGCGGACGGCATGATCAACATCGGCTGA
- a CDS encoding CoA-acylating methylmalonate-semialdehyde dehydrogenase yields the protein MDVRELTHFVDGAPVPGSSGRFADVFDPNTGAVQARVPLADSAEVEAAIASAEQAQPAWAATNPQKRARVLMRFLQLVNDQMDDLAAMLSAEHGKTIPDAKGDIQRGLEVIEFAIGIPHLLKGEYTESAGTGIDVYSMRQPLGVVAGITPFNFPAMIPLWKAGPAIACGNAFVLKPSERDPSVPLRLAELFIEAGLPKGVFNVINGDKGAVDTLLTDPRIAAVGFVGSTPIAQYIYETATAHGKRAQCFGGAKNHAIVMPDADMDAVADALIGAGYGSAGERCMAISVAVPVGEEAAEALVPRLKERIANLRIGRSDDEKADFGPLVTAQAKQRVEDYIASGVEEGAELAVDGRGFSLDGHEDGFFTGPTLFDKVTPEMKIYREEIFGPVLSVVRAADYEEAVRLPTEHEYGNGVAIFTRDGDTARDFTNRVNVGMVGVNVPIPVPIAYHTFGGWKRSGFGDLNQHGPDSVRFYTKTKTVTQRWPSGMKENADHFVIPTMD from the coding sequence ATGGACGTTCGAGAACTCACCCACTTCGTCGACGGCGCGCCCGTCCCGGGCAGCTCGGGGCGCTTCGCCGACGTCTTCGATCCCAATACCGGCGCCGTCCAGGCCCGCGTACCGCTCGCCGACTCCGCCGAGGTCGAGGCCGCGATCGCCAGCGCCGAACAGGCCCAGCCGGCATGGGCGGCGACCAACCCGCAGAAGCGGGCACGCGTGCTGATGCGTTTCCTGCAGCTCGTCAACGACCAGATGGATGATCTTGCCGCGATGCTCTCGGCCGAGCACGGCAAGACCATTCCCGACGCCAAGGGCGACATCCAGCGCGGGCTGGAGGTGATCGAGTTCGCGATCGGCATCCCGCACCTGTTGAAGGGCGAGTACACCGAATCGGCCGGCACCGGCATCGATGTCTACTCGATGCGCCAGCCGCTCGGCGTCGTGGCCGGGATCACCCCGTTCAACTTCCCCGCGATGATCCCGCTGTGGAAGGCCGGGCCCGCGATCGCCTGCGGCAATGCCTTCGTGCTCAAGCCGTCCGAGCGCGACCCCTCGGTGCCGCTGCGACTCGCGGAGCTGTTCATCGAGGCCGGCCTGCCCAAGGGCGTGTTCAACGTGATCAACGGCGACAAGGGCGCCGTCGACACCCTGCTCACCGACCCGCGCATCGCCGCCGTCGGGTTCGTCGGATCGACGCCGATCGCGCAGTACATCTACGAGACCGCGACCGCCCACGGCAAGCGGGCGCAGTGCTTCGGCGGCGCCAAGAACCACGCGATCGTGATGCCCGACGCCGACATGGACGCCGTCGCGGATGCGCTGATCGGCGCCGGGTACGGTTCGGCCGGCGAGCGCTGCATGGCGATCTCCGTCGCCGTGCCGGTCGGCGAGGAGGCCGCGGAGGCCCTGGTGCCGCGACTGAAGGAGCGGATCGCGAACCTGCGGATCGGTCGCAGCGACGACGAGAAGGCCGACTTCGGGCCGCTGGTCACGGCGCAGGCCAAGCAGCGGGTCGAGGACTACATCGCCTCCGGCGTCGAGGAGGGCGCCGAGCTGGCGGTCGACGGCCGCGGCTTCTCCCTGGACGGGCACGAGGACGGCTTCTTCACCGGGCCCACCCTGTTCGACAAGGTCACCCCCGAGATGAAGATCTATCGCGAGGAGATCTTCGGACCGGTACTGAGCGTGGTCCGCGCCGCCGACTACGAGGAGGCGGTACGCCTGCCCACCGAACACGAGTACGGCAACGGTGTCGCGATCTTCACCCGCGACGGCGACACCGCGCGCGACTTCACCAACCGGGTCAATGTGGGCATGGTCGGCGTGAACGTGCCGATCCCGGTGCCGATCGCCTACCACACCTTCGGCGGCTGGAAGCGGTCCGGCTTCGGCGACCTGAACCAGCACGGCCCGGACTCGGTGCGCTTCTACACCAAGACCAAGACCGTCACCCAGCGCTGGCCGTCCGGCATGAAGGAGAACGCGGACCACTTCGTCATCCCGACGATGGACTGA